CATAATACAGAAACAGGGTAAATTAACATGCTACCCAGAATAATTAATTCCTTATAgaatgaaatatttatatttttttgttttcaattttttttatgcagGTTATCCAAAGGTTTTGCATTTGTCAAATTTACATGCAAACGAGATGCCGAAAATGTATGGCTTGATTTGATTCTTTATCTTTAAAGTTTAAAGTACTTAGATTCTGTAAAATTTGCtgttatatgtatatatatttccTGACAGGCCATTCAAAAATTCAATTTGCAAAAGTTTGGAAAAAGACCTATGGCTGTTGATTGGGCTGTTTCCAAAAAACTTTATAGCAGTGGTGCCAATGATTCTGCTGTTTCAGAAGATGGTAATTTCAACTGTTAACCGTCTTCTATTTCTTTAATCATTGTTAATTTCTACTTGTAGTTCAATATATCTTCTTTAATGGATATGGTCATTGATTTTAGCTAAGCATTGATATACAGGGAATCAGAATGAAAGTGACAGTAACGATGATGACCTAGAGGAAGATGAGGACGAGGATGAGGATGAGGATGAGCATGGTTCTACCCCAGAAAACCCAGATTCATTTGAGGGGAAAAAAGACATGCCTGCTGACGCTGATTTTGATGCAGAGGCAGACATGGCTAGAAAAATTCTCAATTCAATCACATTTGCATCTAAAGATTCCGTTACTTCTGATGTGGATGATTCTGTATTACCTAAGGAAAGCCGGAAGATAAATTTAGATGAAATTGTTAACATTCCAAAGAAGTCCAGTATGCAAGAAAGTGTCTCTGGTGTTACTGTGCCTGAAACTTCACCTGAAAACAATTTAGCTGATGGTAAAAAGACCAAGGGAGAAGATGATGATTTGCAGAAAACAGTTTTCATAAACAACCTCCCATTTGACATTGATAATGAAGAAGTGAAACAACGATTTTCTGTATTTGGACAAGTGATATTCTTCGCTCCAGTCCTCCACCCGGTGACCAAGTATGAATTAAAGTTATACATCCATCTGCCCTCGATTTTGTTTTAACGAAACTAATGTGATACTTGTGCTAATTGTAGGCGACCAAGGGGTACTGGTTTCCTCAAGTTTAAAACAGACGAGGCAGCTACTGCAGCAGTTTCTGCAGCCAATACTACTTCCGGCTTGGGGATTTCGTTAATGGGTAGGCAATTGACAGTCTTGAAGGCTTTGGATAAGAAATCAGCTCAGGATAAGGAGATGGAGAAGGCGAAAACTGAGGATACGGATCACCGTAATCTTTACCTGGCAAAGGTTGGTTTTCATCAACTCGTTCTAAACACTCGATACCTTTTAATTACTGCTTTGTTTAGATTATTATTTTGacctcttttttttctttattcccCATCTGTGAATTAATAATAGGAAGGATCTATTCTCGAGGGGACTCCAGCTTCTCAAGGTGTTTCAGCAAGTGATATGGCTAAGCGGAAATCGTAAGTACATTCTTCCCGGCTCCCTCTCAGCCCTTCAAATTTCTTAAGATCAGCAAATAGGACGATTCTCGACCGCAGCGCACACATGGTGCATACAGGCATTGTTTAGTACTCCATTTGTCCCAAATTAATAGGCACTACTCAAAGTTACTTCATCCCACATTATAGACCTTCAATTATTACTTATATGATTAATTGTGGTAGAAttcatttaaaagaaaacaaaagatgctataaaatataatattacaaCTATACTAGTGtgatatttttcataaattaacTCATCTTACCTAGATAAACAAATTTTTTGAATACTTGTGTTTGTCCTAAATAGCCTAttaatttgggacggagggagtacataaCATCTTGTAGTTTTTGTGAAAACATGATTTAGTACTCGGAACTAATTTGATAGAGTTCTCTCCATTCTGAACTGAGCTCACACGCCCATCTTGTAGTATATATTTAGGTTAAGAAAGTGACAATTGATGCTGTAAATTATTCATTTGCAAACCCTGCCATCTAGAGTTTGATTATGTTTCTTAATGATGCTGCTGCTTTAAATCAACATTTTGCAATGCTTTTTAAATTTTGCAGGCTACACGAAAAGAAAACGATTAAGCTTCGATCTCCAAATTTTCATATTTCAAGGACCAGGCTTGTTATGTATAACATACCCCATTCAATGACAGAATTGAAACTCAAAAAACTTTGCATTGATGCCGTTGTCTCCCGTGCCACAAAGCAAAAACCAGTTATTCGACAGGTTGGCTACAGTTAGCAGTTCATTCTTGTTCTGGGATATATTCTGTTATCTCtctacatatatttatatatcttttGGTGAAACAGATAAAATTCTTGGAAAGTTTAAAGAAAGGGAAGGTAAAGAACCAATCGCGCAAGGTCGCCTTTCTCGAGTTCACCGAGCATCAACATGCACTTGTGGCCCTGAGGGTTCTTAATAATAATCCTGGTAATTGGGTTCTCATATTTACGGTGCATACACTATTGACACTTCTCTTTTCTAACTCGAGTGCGACGTTGGCTACTTGTAGAAACTTTTGGCCCTGAGAACCGTCCAATCGTGGAGTTTGCAGTTGATGATGTCCGCAAGTTGAAGATCCGGAATGCTAAGTTACAAGGTCACATGCAAGGAAACAATGGTAATTTGAAGGGCATGCGGGGTACTAATGCATCGAATGCACCAAATGATGTAACAAGCCAAAAGGAAAATTCTATAAAGCGGAATTCCAGAGACTTTAACAGAGCAACAAAGGATTCAGAACCGAATAAAAATGAAGGGGACAATTTGGTTTCTGGGGGAGCTTCTCCCACTGTAAGTGAAAAGAAACGCAAGAGGATTTCAGAAAATGCGGAAAGAAAACCTGCTCGTGAAGGAACTTCTGAGGGGCCAAGACGGAAGGGAAAAGGCTCTGTAGAGAAGCAGACCGATCATCGAGTTGGGAATCCCAGTCTGCCAAGTTCCATCAAAGGTGAAAGGATAACCAAAAGTACTGGCAAATTTGCCAAACCTTCGGAGGAAGCAGGATTGAAGCTGCAGAAAAGGAAACTATCAAACCAAGGCGAACAACAAGAGCGAGAGAAAAGGTCGAAAAGGAACAAAGAACCCGTAGGACGGGATGTTGTCGACAAACTTGACATGCTTATAGAACAATACAGATCCAAGTTCTCAAATCAAAGGCCAGAGAAACTTGATGGTGAAAAGCAAGCTAATAAACCAACCAAGAGATGGTTTCAATCATAGTTTTATGTTTCCATGCGTTGTATCTCTCCTTGCCGGAATTTTTGTGTAAACTTTGATGAGGAATCTAACTTAAATGTCATACTTAATTTTGTCTCATGTTTAAGTTCAACATTTTTGTTAGAACTTATAAATTTTGCTTTGCTAGTTCATCTCAAATTTGTAGTTCTGAGAGATTTAAGATCACATTTTTACTGCATCTTAGACTCTTAGTAATCATGTGATCTCTGTTAGCAGGATTCAGAAGCAACACATTTGGCCTAAATGAAGGAATTCTGTAATGCATAGTACAACTCAGTAATGGCTTAAAGCATTATCTCACCCTTGAACTTTATAGGTTTTATCAATAGCACTCTTCAACTTCTTTTTTTATCTATTGTACATTTCAACTTTGGTTTTTGTTGTTTCAATTTTACCTCTTAATGTAAAATTATGTAAAATCTCCATAAAATAAACCCAATTTAGAAAATTCACATTGAGTTTTTTACTTTTGCCATTTTCCATTCTAAGTTTTgcacatattatttttaaggtcTTTGTCAAACAATGACTTATATGGGTTGATTACATCACATTATATGCTCCACCATGTTCTGGAGATAGTGTTTGCTACTGCTAGCCTAAAGCAAAAGACTATTCTATTTATATTAtgatcattattattattattagtagtggtttgaatataaaagaaaaaatcaattcatatttctatttattcataaaaaaaaatcatatttcattattattGGATAGAGATAATTAGTTCATTAGAGCCATTTTTAGCCTTAGAGATGACCATTTTTACAAGTGAAGAATAAAAAGAACTTAAAAAATGATATTCTCaatatgttctttttttttatggtataaaatcatataattaaacacatttttcaaactttttcctGTTGAAAGATTCATCCCCTTTATTCTTTTCTTAATCCCTTGTAAGTATGTCCCTTTAAAGGATTCTTGCATTTTCATACTTTTAGTTAATCATTAATTAATCTAAAGCTTAGTGATTTCAATGCTACTTTGTATTAACTCCAAGGAAGTAATAATTAAGATGTGTGTTTAGTGAGAGGGAAAatggtcatttatgcccttaagaTTTGTCTCGAGGATCAAGTAAACCCTgaacgtccggaaaggttcaaatatgcccctaacgtcttaaaaagtgaacaatcatGCCCTCCGATTTTGACAACCAGCCCCCTAACATCTCATTTATGAGTCAAAATTAGGGCGTGATTGTACATCTTTTAAGACGttaagggcatatttgaaccttttcgcACGTTAGGGGCTTTGTTGATCCTATAGACAAACATTAGGggtataaatgaccctttttccttAGTAAGAtgaaaaaactatttttaagtAGACATGCACATGACCACGCATCATTTTATTTTACCGGAGatatagatataaaaaatatatttaactgttataaaactataatttatgtatattttagcTGTAAATTGAAATGCATATACTATTTTGAAAGAGAGAAGAAAATTTTGGTAAGATGTAAAAATTTtccattgttttatttttaattatttgtttaattgttttatttttaattatttgttgcAGTTCTACCACTAAAAGAAAAGCGTGTATTAACATGTGTAGTACTGCAGAAGTCATATAAAAGGCTCattattttcaaacaaaatcACTCACTCttgcttaaatttttttatttgctttCATAAACATAATGAGAGCATCCTATGTCCCTTTTATCTTTCTAGCCATTACCTTAATTATTTCTTAgcgatttttaaaaaaagaaaaaaagagagaataaAATGGTTGTTACTGAAATTATTCTTTTGAGATACAACTGCCCAAAATGTTGTAAACAAAGAGGTTGCAATTGCAACAAACTATACAAATAATGTTGAAAATATGGCAAAAATTTGACCCTCCAAATCTATATTTGTTGAATTAAAATCTTCCCTTATCAAGAACTAgttgaacaaaaacaataaataatgaaCAAGAAAAGACAATATCAAGTGGAGATTTaatgtattaattattatagaaaAATTC
This window of the Mercurialis annua linkage group LG5, ddMerAnnu1.2, whole genome shotgun sequence genome carries:
- the LOC126681245 gene encoding uncharacterized protein LOC126681245 isoform X1, coding for MGKKQRQNIKESKEEEGSVTKHSPNTVFISNIPRSFTNSQLEETFGDVGPIRRCFLVTQKGSTGHRGFGFVQFAIKEDADRAIEQKNGSSVGNQKITVKLAMSRAPLDQRRAKAAQVADSDGAPKIKDETTSKVDEDATKLQDSVKHLRRKKPVKLVSDLADKENCSGKQRVARTVIFGGLLNDAMAEEVHRHARDIGNACSVTYPLPKEDVEQNGLAQDGCQSNASAVLYASVKEARLAVRKLHQKEINGGIVWARQLGGEGSKTQKWKIIVRNLPFKAKASEIEDLFSSAGFVWDAIIPHNTETGLSKGFAFVKFTCKRDAENAIQKFNLQKFGKRPMAVDWAVSKKLYSSGANDSAVSEDGNQNESDSNDDDLEEDEDEDEDEDEHGSTPENPDSFEGKKDMPADADFDAEADMARKILNSITFASKDSVTSDVDDSVLPKESRKINLDEIVNIPKKSSMQESVSGVTVPETSPENNLADGKKTKGEDDDLQKTVFINNLPFDIDNEEVKQRFSVFGQVIFFAPVLHPVTKRPRGTGFLKFKTDEAATAAVSAANTTSGLGISLMGRQLTVLKALDKKSAQDKEMEKAKTEDTDHRNLYLAKEGSILEGTPASQGVSASDMAKRKSLHEKKTIKLRSPNFHISRTRLVMYNIPHSMTELKLKKLCIDAVVSRATKQKPVIRQIKFLESLKKGKVKNQSRKVAFLEFTEHQHALVALRVLNNNPETFGPENRPIVEFAVDDVRKLKIRNAKLQGHMQGNNGNLKGMRGTNASNAPNDVTSQKENSIKRNSRDFNRATKDSEPNKNEGDNLVSGGASPTVSEKKRKRISENAERKPAREGTSEGPRRKGKGSVEKQTDHRVGNPSLPSSIKGERITKSTGKFAKPSEEAGLKLQKRKLSNQGEQQEREKRSKRNKEPVGRDVVDKLDMLIEQYRSKFSNQRPEKLDGEKQANKPTKRWFQS
- the LOC126681245 gene encoding uncharacterized protein LOC126681245 isoform X2 produces the protein MGKKQRQNIKESKEEEGSVTKHSPNTVFISNIPRSFTNSQLEETFGDVGPIRRCFLVTQKGSTGHRGFGFVQFAIKEDADRAIEQKNGSSVGNQKITVKLAMSRAPLDQRRAKAAQDGAPKIKDETTSKVDEDATKLQDSVKHLRRKKPVKLVSDLADKENCSGKQRVARTVIFGGLLNDAMAEEVHRHARDIGNACSVTYPLPKEDVEQNGLAQDGCQSNASAVLYASVKEARLAVRKLHQKEINGGIVWARQLGGEGSKTQKWKIIVRNLPFKAKASEIEDLFSSAGFVWDAIIPHNTETGLSKGFAFVKFTCKRDAENAIQKFNLQKFGKRPMAVDWAVSKKLYSSGANDSAVSEDGNQNESDSNDDDLEEDEDEDEDEDEHGSTPENPDSFEGKKDMPADADFDAEADMARKILNSITFASKDSVTSDVDDSVLPKESRKINLDEIVNIPKKSSMQESVSGVTVPETSPENNLADGKKTKGEDDDLQKTVFINNLPFDIDNEEVKQRFSVFGQVIFFAPVLHPVTKRPRGTGFLKFKTDEAATAAVSAANTTSGLGISLMGRQLTVLKALDKKSAQDKEMEKAKTEDTDHRNLYLAKEGSILEGTPASQGVSASDMAKRKSLHEKKTIKLRSPNFHISRTRLVMYNIPHSMTELKLKKLCIDAVVSRATKQKPVIRQIKFLESLKKGKVKNQSRKVAFLEFTEHQHALVALRVLNNNPETFGPENRPIVEFAVDDVRKLKIRNAKLQGHMQGNNGNLKGMRGTNASNAPNDVTSQKENSIKRNSRDFNRATKDSEPNKNEGDNLVSGGASPTVSEKKRKRISENAERKPAREGTSEGPRRKGKGSVEKQTDHRVGNPSLPSSIKGERITKSTGKFAKPSEEAGLKLQKRKLSNQGEQQEREKRSKRNKEPVGRDVVDKLDMLIEQYRSKFSNQRPEKLDGEKQANKPTKRWFQS